A portion of the Bacteroidales bacterium genome contains these proteins:
- a CDS encoding RecX family transcriptional regulator, with protein MNVSAYNKISSLCSRKEMCCSDAKNYLRKFKELSEQDKQEIIDSLVDEKFIDEERFAKAFVNDSYKYNKWGKNKIIYTLRAKNIPESIITSAINTIDEEIYKEIKESLAKNKRDTLEEDDPAKENKVNTFLRSKGF; from the coding sequence ATGAATGTTTCTGCTTATAACAAAATATCTTCGCTCTGTTCCCGAAAGGAAATGTGTTGCAGTGATGCAAAAAACTATTTAAGAAAATTTAAAGAGCTCTCAGAACAAGATAAACAAGAGATTATTGATAGTTTAGTTGATGAGAAATTTATTGATGAAGAACGTTTTGCGAAGGCTTTCGTAAACGATTCATATAAATACAATAAATGGGGGAAAAATAAAATCATTTACACACTCAGAGCGAAAAATATTCCTGAAAGTATTATTACTTCGGCAATAAATACTATTGATGAAGAAATATATAAGGAAATCAAAGAATCATTGGCTAAAAACAAAAGAGACACACTCGAAGAAGATGATCCTGCGAAAGAGAATAAGGTGAATACTTTTTTAAGATCTAAAGGAT